A window of the Sneathiella sp. P13V-1 genome harbors these coding sequences:
- a CDS encoding SDR family NAD(P)-dependent oxidoreductase: MRFENKVAAVTGAGSGIGRALALLLAKEGASVAISDVDQQGLDETETLISQYNVGCHKTILDVSDREKVEEWANNVVQEFGKADYIFNNAGVALFDTADSNDYANFEWIMNINFWGMVYGSKAFLQHFKDRGEGHVINVSSLFGLIGFPNQSAYNSSKFAIRGYTEALALEMEGSNIKVSSVHPGGIKTDIARNCRFADENLTGGNKQDAVKKFDLAAKTTPAQAAEVIVSGVLKGDKRILIGKDAKIMDWIQRLMPQGYGRFISKAINSN; this comes from the coding sequence ATGAGATTTGAAAACAAAGTTGCCGCGGTAACAGGCGCGGGATCCGGTATTGGGCGGGCATTAGCCCTGTTGCTTGCAAAAGAAGGGGCGAGCGTTGCGATCAGTGATGTTGACCAACAGGGTCTGGATGAAACAGAGACGCTGATTTCTCAATATAATGTTGGATGCCATAAAACCATTCTTGACGTCAGCGATCGGGAAAAGGTTGAAGAATGGGCAAACAATGTCGTCCAGGAATTTGGCAAAGCAGATTACATCTTCAATAATGCAGGTGTTGCCCTTTTCGACACTGCAGACAGTAACGATTACGCCAACTTCGAATGGATCATGAATATCAATTTCTGGGGTATGGTCTATGGAAGTAAAGCCTTCCTGCAGCATTTCAAAGATCGCGGTGAAGGTCATGTAATCAATGTTTCAAGCCTTTTTGGATTGATAGGCTTTCCCAATCAAAGCGCCTATAATTCAAGTAAGTTTGCCATCCGCGGATATACCGAAGCATTGGCGTTGGAGATGGAAGGCAGCAACATCAAGGTCAGTAGCGTTCATCCAGGTGGTATCAAAACAGATATCGCCCGAAATTGCCGCTTTGCAGATGAAAATCTGACAGGTGGCAATAAACAGGATGCCGTTAAGAAGTTTGATCTGGCAGCTAAGACAACCCCGGCACAAGCTGCAGAAGTCATTGTGAGCGGCGTATTGAAGGGCGATAAGCGTATTCTGATTGGAAAAGATGCTAAAATAATGGACTGGATTCAGCGTTTAATGCCTCAGGGCTATGGCCGATTTATCTCTAAAGCCATCAACAGTAATTGA
- the boxB gene encoding benzoyl-CoA 2,3-epoxidase subunit BoxB: MVDLINVSYDTQIPNNVGLSSDKRVLKALERWHPGYINWWKDLGPEGFHESQVYLRTAVSVDPKGWAKFGYVKMPEYRWGVLLAPQVEGRTIPCGEHFGEPVWQEVPGEYRSMLRRLIVIQGDTEPASVEQQRYLGKTAPSLYDMRNLFQVNVEEGRHLWAMVYLLQKYFGRDGREEANDLLRRQSGSEEAPRLLGAFNEETPDWLSFFMFTYFTDRDGKMQLESLAQSGFDPLSRSCRFMLTEEAHHMFVGETGVGRVIQRTCDAMKEAGIDDPYDIEAVRKLDVIDLPTIQKKLNLHYTLSLDLFGSEVSTNAANAFNAGIKGRYQETKIDDDHKLTSSTYPVTRLVGGQITLEDVPALSAINMRLRDDYIKDAAGGVKRWNAIIKKAGIDFELVVPHQAFHRQIGEFSAIKANPEGQIISDEQWEARKDEWLPSKDDGAYIQSLMKPCLEPGQFASWISPPRIGIDNKPGDFAYVEIHD, translated from the coding sequence ATGGTAGATCTCATTAACGTCAGTTATGACACGCAAATTCCCAACAATGTTGGACTGTCATCAGACAAACGTGTGCTGAAAGCGCTTGAACGCTGGCACCCGGGTTACATTAACTGGTGGAAAGATCTGGGCCCTGAAGGTTTTCATGAGAGTCAGGTATATCTGCGCACCGCTGTGAGTGTGGATCCCAAAGGTTGGGCGAAGTTCGGTTATGTGAAAATGCCTGAATATCGCTGGGGTGTCCTGCTGGCACCACAAGTGGAAGGTCGTACAATTCCTTGCGGTGAGCATTTCGGCGAACCTGTCTGGCAGGAAGTTCCAGGTGAATACCGTTCCATGCTTCGTCGTCTGATCGTTATTCAGGGCGACACGGAACCTGCCTCTGTTGAACAGCAACGCTATCTTGGTAAAACAGCACCGTCCCTTTATGACATGCGCAACCTGTTCCAGGTAAACGTGGAAGAGGGGCGTCACCTCTGGGCGATGGTTTACTTGCTTCAGAAATATTTCGGTCGTGATGGCCGCGAAGAAGCAAATGATCTGTTGCGCCGTCAATCTGGATCAGAAGAAGCACCGCGCCTGTTGGGTGCCTTCAATGAAGAAACTCCAGATTGGTTGTCATTCTTCATGTTCACTTACTTCACTGATCGTGATGGTAAGATGCAGCTTGAAAGCCTCGCGCAATCCGGCTTCGATCCATTGTCTCGTTCCTGCCGCTTTATGCTGACCGAAGAAGCCCATCATATGTTTGTTGGCGAAACTGGTGTTGGCCGTGTTATTCAGCGCACATGTGATGCCATGAAAGAAGCAGGCATCGACGATCCTTATGATATCGAAGCAGTGCGCAAGTTGGATGTCATTGATCTTCCAACCATTCAGAAGAAACTGAACCTGCACTACACATTGTCTCTGGATCTGTTCGGTTCTGAAGTTTCTACAAATGCGGCCAATGCGTTTAACGCCGGTATCAAAGGACGCTATCAGGAAACAAAAATCGATGATGATCATAAACTGACAAGCTCCACCTATCCGGTGACCCGTTTGGTGGGTGGCCAGATTACATTGGAAGATGTCCCTGCATTGTCTGCGATAAACATGCGTCTGCGTGACGATTACATCAAAGATGCCGCGGGTGGGGTGAAACGTTGGAACGCCATTATCAAAAAAGCCGGCATTGATTTTGAACTTGTGGTGCCTCATCAGGCTTTCCACCGTCAAATTGGTGAGTTTTCAGCGATCAAGGCGAACCCTGAAGGTCAGATCATTTCTGATGAACAATGGGAAGCCCGTAAAGATGAGTGGCTACCATCTAAAGACGATGGTGCCTACATTCAGTCTCTCATGAAGCCATGTCTGGAGCCGGGCCAATTCGCAAGCTGGATTTCTCCACCACGCATTGGTATCGACAATAAACCAGGTGATTTTGCCTATGTGGAAATTCACGACTGA
- a CDS encoding helix-turn-helix transcriptional regulator, which yields MVNEIATFGSKALSPNEEDVVEAANGNSDFLELVGDRVRSARARKNISRKKLSEISGVSQRYLAQLETGSGNISIVLLRRVAEALDYKIEWLVGEEDPYSSKLLSIISLYKQATSEQRMRVLEVLDPDHPNLRRSRRIAFIGLRGAGKSTIGRLVSERIDLPFLELNEEIEQAAGMPVNEVIALYGQEGYRRLEKQSVERIVATNDSIILAVAGGIVSEPETFNYLLRHYHTIWLKAEPTDHMTRVRGQGDERPMAGNPEAMDELKSILTSREALYERADISVDTSGRTLQQTVEDVLAEIADKSILSQ from the coding sequence ATGGTGAATGAAATCGCAACATTCGGAAGTAAAGCTCTATCCCCCAATGAGGAGGATGTCGTAGAGGCAGCGAATGGTAACAGCGACTTTCTGGAATTAGTTGGGGATCGTGTAAGATCAGCCCGCGCTAGAAAAAACATTTCCCGCAAAAAACTCTCAGAAATTTCTGGCGTCTCTCAACGCTATTTGGCGCAGCTTGAAACCGGTTCAGGAAACATATCCATTGTCCTTTTGCGCCGTGTTGCAGAAGCTCTTGATTACAAGATTGAATGGCTGGTAGGAGAAGAAGATCCATATTCTTCCAAACTTCTATCCATCATTTCCCTCTATAAACAGGCAACGTCAGAGCAGCGGATGCGCGTTTTGGAGGTTCTGGATCCAGATCATCCCAATTTACGCAGATCTCGCCGTATTGCTTTCATTGGACTGCGCGGGGCAGGGAAGTCTACCATTGGCCGTTTGGTGTCGGAACGAATTGATCTGCCATTTCTGGAGCTCAATGAGGAAATTGAACAAGCCGCAGGTATGCCGGTCAATGAAGTGATCGCCCTTTATGGACAGGAAGGTTATCGCCGTCTGGAGAAGCAATCTGTAGAACGGATCGTTGCCACAAATGATTCAATTATACTAGCAGTCGCCGGCGGTATTGTCTCGGAACCTGAGACTTTCAACTATCTCTTACGTCACTATCATACAATTTGGCTGAAGGCTGAACCAACGGACCATATGACCCGTGTGCGCGGGCAGGGGGATGAACGTCCGATGGCGGGGAACCCCGAAGCCATGGATGAACTTAAAAGCATTCTGACGAGCCGCGAAGCCCTTTACGAGCGTGCAGATATTTCTGTCGACACCTCAGGCCGCACCCTCCAGCAAACAGTCGAAGACGTCCTTGCGGAAATTGCGGACAAATCTATTCTGTCTCAATAG
- a CDS encoding acyl-CoA thioesterase: MTKQPFIHQIRVGWADCDPAQIAYTGRLPNFALEAIDAWWETHVGDDWYRLNLDRNVGTPFVHLDLDFHSPVTPRHPLLCEVQLKKLGESSISFHVIGRQNGVDCFSGNFVNVFVVADEFVKRKAPEDIRSIVGPLIVG, encoded by the coding sequence ATGACGAAACAGCCTTTTATTCATCAGATTCGTGTCGGTTGGGCTGATTGTGATCCCGCACAGATTGCCTATACAGGGCGTCTTCCCAATTTTGCTTTGGAAGCCATCGACGCCTGGTGGGAAACACATGTGGGGGATGATTGGTATCGGCTTAATCTGGATCGAAATGTCGGGACACCTTTCGTGCATCTGGATCTGGATTTCCATTCCCCGGTTACGCCACGTCATCCTTTGCTTTGTGAAGTGCAGCTCAAGAAATTGGGGGAAAGTTCCATATCATTTCACGTGATAGGTCGTCAGAATGGCGTGGATTGTTTTAGTGGTAACTTCGTAAATGTTTTTGTTGTCGCGGATGAATTTGTGAAGCGCAAAGCACCTGAAGATATTCGCTCCATTGTGGGGCCGTTGATTGTTGGCTAA
- a CDS encoding alpha/beta fold hydrolase produces MEWKSGEAVELMVAGVRLEGACFGPSPDDAPTLLLLHEGLGCVALWRDFPQKLSEITGFGVFTYSRQGYGKSDPVTLPRPLNYMNVEADKVVGPVMDVAGLKKVILVGHSDGASIAAAYAGMKDDPRLKGVVLMAPHFFAEDISIRAITSALEAYKTTDLRQKLSKYHADVDGAFHGWCDGWLNPEFRNWNIEADLQEIDVPVLFIQGREDAYGTLAQLEALKGNLSSLLVAEIYEDCGHSPALEKQERVLEDIATFVKSLKVH; encoded by the coding sequence ATGGAGTGGAAAAGTGGAGAAGCTGTGGAGCTTATGGTGGCTGGTGTGCGCTTAGAGGGGGCCTGTTTTGGTCCATCTCCTGACGATGCACCAACACTTCTATTGCTCCATGAGGGTTTGGGGTGCGTGGCGCTTTGGCGCGACTTCCCTCAAAAACTCTCTGAAATAACCGGGTTTGGCGTTTTTACATATTCCCGGCAAGGCTATGGGAAGTCCGACCCTGTCACGTTGCCGCGTCCCTTGAACTATATGAATGTCGAAGCTGATAAAGTGGTTGGACCAGTTATGGATGTAGCTGGACTAAAAAAGGTGATTTTGGTTGGGCATAGTGATGGTGCGTCGATTGCCGCTGCGTATGCGGGAATGAAGGATGATCCCAGATTGAAGGGTGTTGTGTTAATGGCACCGCATTTCTTTGCAGAGGATATCAGTATCAGAGCCATCACTTCTGCTTTGGAGGCCTACAAAACCACTGATTTGCGTCAAAAATTGTCGAAATATCATGCTGATGTGGATGGCGCGTTTCATGGGTGGTGTGATGGCTGGCTGAACCCGGAATTTCGAAATTGGAATATCGAAGCAGACCTCCAAGAAATTGACGTTCCGGTACTCTTTATACAGGGGCGGGAGGATGCATATGGGACTTTGGCACAACTGGAAGCGTTAAAGGGAAATCTGTCATCCCTGCTGGTGGCCGAGATTTATGAAGATTGTGGGCATTCCCCCGCGCTCGAGAAGCAGGAGAGGGTGCTTGAAGATATTGCTACTTTTGTGAAGAGCTTAAAAGTGCATTAA
- a CDS encoding alpha/beta hydrolase has translation MLLKIPYFLYKRNRLMKASDAYWEKKMKGKCLELDGRTIKPRAQALMNLQEMFAVPVEKWTPKKVRFGYRKSVELFDGPKLPVNEVRDFSVDLEGRTLGARLYKHQTANENSPAIVYFHGGGFVIGDLDTHDGVCRRLARESGYAVIAIDYRLGPESPYPAAMQDAVDSWVWLQQNADSLGIDETKISAAGDSAGAALAIVVGSVASKGEIGHKPTALGLIYPPSMTVDTTSSRELLKQENIVLNEELLDWFSSQFASEETTLNPSYLQSLENAVAGNMPPSWILTCGFDPLRDDGGIVRDQLTKLGSEVSFKEYEDLYHGFIGASALFKEVDEMAADLSVFIKKSTETRKQPHEAAAE, from the coding sequence ATGTTACTAAAAATCCCATATTTCCTGTACAAGCGAAATCGACTGATGAAAGCCAGTGATGCGTACTGGGAAAAGAAAATGAAAGGCAAATGCCTTGAGCTGGACGGCCGCACGATCAAGCCAAGAGCTCAGGCCCTGATGAACCTTCAGGAAATGTTTGCTGTTCCAGTAGAAAAATGGACCCCAAAAAAAGTTCGTTTTGGATATCGCAAGTCTGTTGAACTTTTCGATGGGCCAAAACTTCCCGTAAACGAAGTGCGTGATTTCTCGGTAGATTTGGAAGGGCGCACCCTTGGCGCCCGCCTTTACAAACACCAAACAGCGAATGAAAACAGCCCTGCCATTGTCTATTTCCACGGTGGTGGATTTGTTATTGGCGATCTGGATACACATGATGGTGTCTGCCGTCGTTTGGCACGGGAAAGCGGTTATGCAGTTATCGCGATCGATTATCGCCTAGGCCCTGAAAGCCCCTACCCTGCCGCCATGCAAGATGCGGTCGACAGCTGGGTGTGGCTTCAGCAAAACGCGGACAGCCTTGGCATTGATGAAACGAAAATATCTGCCGCAGGTGACAGTGCCGGTGCTGCCCTGGCAATTGTTGTGGGTTCCGTTGCCTCCAAGGGGGAGATTGGACATAAGCCAACGGCATTGGGTTTGATTTATCCGCCCAGCATGACGGTGGACACAACATCATCTCGCGAATTGTTAAAACAGGAAAATATCGTCCTGAACGAGGAACTACTGGATTGGTTTTCATCTCAGTTCGCAAGTGAAGAAACCACATTAAATCCTTCATATCTTCAGTCATTGGAGAATGCCGTTGCCGGAAACATGCCGCCCAGCTGGATCCTGACATGCGGTTTTGATCCACTGAGAGACGATGGTGGCATTGTTCGTGATCAGCTAACCAAGCTGGGCTCAGAAGTTTCCTTCAAGGAATATGAAGACCTCTATCATGGATTTATTGGTGCTTCGGCTTTGTTCAAAGAAGTAGATGAAATGGCTGCTGATTTATCCGTCTTTATCAAGAAATCCACAGAAACAAGAAAGCAGCCACATGAAGCTGCTGCAGAATAA
- a CDS encoding TetR/AcrR family transcriptional regulator: MSKIKTKDKLKLVAQQLFAERGIDGVSVREIVHAAEQKNMASLHYYFGTKEQLLKELLKDAAEAIETKRTVLLDAIEAKGGPGSPLEVLRIFIECAVIEDDDPRSLSNVRLFLMAARSDPSLVLGTVEDTRKSAYLRCLEHLRQFMSHMDETVVERRLFLLQQYVFNVLATRERSLSSGDPQQALWKNNDMLHELVKTAHGLLFSEITNK; the protein is encoded by the coding sequence ATGAGTAAAATTAAAACAAAAGACAAACTTAAACTGGTCGCCCAACAGCTATTTGCGGAGCGAGGCATTGATGGGGTTAGTGTTCGTGAGATTGTTCACGCAGCGGAGCAAAAGAACATGGCCTCCCTGCACTATTATTTCGGTACAAAAGAACAACTGCTCAAAGAACTGTTGAAAGATGCTGCTGAAGCCATTGAAACAAAAAGAACTGTTTTACTGGACGCCATAGAAGCAAAAGGCGGCCCAGGCTCACCTCTTGAAGTATTGAGGATTTTTATTGAATGCGCAGTCATTGAGGACGACGACCCTCGATCGCTAAGTAATGTAAGGTTATTCCTTATGGCAGCACGCAGTGATCCCTCTCTCGTTCTTGGGACTGTAGAAGATACGCGAAAATCCGCCTACCTGAGATGTTTAGAACATTTGAGGCAGTTCATGTCTCATATGGATGAGACCGTTGTGGAACGAAGACTATTCCTACTTCAGCAATATGTTTTCAATGTACTGGCAACCAGAGAAAGGTCACTTTCTTCAGGCGATCCGCAACAGGCCTTATGGAAGAACAACGATATGCTTCATGAACTTGTAAAGACCGCTCACGGGCTGCTTTTTTCAGAGATCACAAATAAATAA
- a CDS encoding flavin-containing monooxygenase — translation MNFQTQRGAPGNREKDLTKVQDVIVVGAGFSGVCMGIKLLEAGIEDFVILEKTDGIGGTWYKNTYPGAACDVPSHFYCFSFAPNPDWSRVYSPQAEIRDYIEKCSNEYGVTPHIKFNTEIKEFVFDDALSLWTVTLPDGSVIRGRHLVLGSGGLNTPSIPQLKGMETYEGPAFHTATWRSDVDLKDKNIVVIGSAASAVQAVPELAKTCKKVTMFQRTPNYVLPRMDREYTDKEKASFRNSSWKQKFTRWRMFWRFELVLSPMFKKKSAFRERIQRKVKKYIRSAVTDPVLAEKLVPDYDLGCKRILISDDFYAALNRDNVDVNTDGIDHFVSDGIIDKNGTKIEADAVIFATGFDLQKQMLSIDLVGRNGVSLNKLWSENATAYNGCMVNGYPNAYFVTGPNTGVGSTSVVFMIEAQIKFIMDCIKLSGRSKLIEPKEDVLTRQNDTIQKDLENTVWAGSCHSWYKDENGRIHTLYPHTARQFLKERKKLKLDDFKIEEKTTEQMAG, via the coding sequence ATGAATTTTCAGACGCAGCGTGGAGCTCCTGGGAACCGGGAAAAGGACCTAACAAAAGTGCAGGATGTCATTGTCGTGGGGGCCGGATTTTCTGGTGTTTGTATGGGGATCAAACTACTTGAAGCCGGTATTGAAGATTTTGTTATTCTGGAAAAGACTGATGGGATAGGTGGAACTTGGTACAAAAACACTTACCCTGGTGCTGCATGTGATGTCCCTTCACATTTTTATTGTTTCTCTTTCGCCCCTAATCCTGACTGGTCACGCGTCTACAGTCCTCAGGCCGAAATCAGAGACTATATTGAAAAATGCTCAAACGAGTATGGGGTTACCCCCCACATCAAATTCAATACGGAAATCAAAGAATTTGTTTTCGATGATGCCCTGTCTTTGTGGACTGTTACTTTGCCAGACGGAAGCGTCATCAGAGGGCGGCATTTGGTTCTAGGATCTGGTGGCTTGAACACCCCTTCCATTCCACAATTGAAAGGTATGGAAACATACGAAGGTCCCGCTTTTCACACGGCGACATGGCGATCAGATGTTGATTTGAAAGACAAAAATATTGTTGTTATTGGAAGCGCTGCAAGCGCCGTACAGGCCGTTCCAGAGCTTGCGAAAACCTGCAAGAAAGTCACCATGTTCCAAAGGACTCCCAATTACGTCCTCCCGCGCATGGACCGGGAATATACTGACAAGGAAAAAGCGTCCTTTCGAAATAGCAGCTGGAAACAGAAATTTACCAGATGGCGGATGTTCTGGCGCTTTGAGCTGGTCCTGTCACCCATGTTCAAAAAGAAATCCGCTTTCAGAGAACGCATACAGCGAAAGGTAAAAAAATATATCCGAAGCGCTGTTACAGATCCGGTTTTGGCGGAAAAACTTGTCCCGGATTATGATTTGGGCTGCAAACGAATTCTGATATCTGATGATTTTTACGCTGCGCTTAATCGGGACAATGTGGATGTAAACACCGACGGTATTGATCATTTTGTAAGCGATGGCATCATCGATAAAAACGGAACCAAAATTGAAGCTGACGCTGTTATTTTTGCCACCGGATTTGACCTGCAAAAACAAATGCTGTCCATTGATCTGGTTGGTCGCAATGGCGTTTCCCTAAACAAATTATGGTCCGAAAACGCAACGGCATATAACGGCTGTATGGTCAATGGTTATCCAAACGCTTATTTTGTCACCGGCCCTAACACAGGTGTTGGTTCCACATCCGTTGTTTTCATGATCGAAGCACAGATTAAGTTCATCATGGACTGCATAAAACTTTCTGGCAGATCAAAACTGATAGAACCAAAAGAAGATGTACTGACACGTCAAAATGACACTATACAAAAGGATCTGGAAAACACCGTTTGGGCAGGCTCTTGTCATAGCTGGTACAAAGATGAGAATGGGCGTATCCACACGCTGTATCCTCATACAGCGCGACAATTCTTAAAAGAGCGGAAAAAACTAAAACTCGACGATTTCAAGATCGAAGAGAAAACAACAGAACAGATGGCGGGCTAG
- the boxC gene encoding 2,3-epoxybenzoyl-CoA dihydrolase: MTKRIDFQVDPSAYRHWRVEYNGDVADLIMDVDEKGGLFDGYELKLNSYDLGVDIELADIVQRMRFEHPEVKVVVMKSGKDKVFCAGANIRMLGGAAHAHKVNFCKFTNETRNTFEAAMEDSDQMYLSAVRGACAGGGYELALACNYIMLTDDGSSSVALPEVPLLAVLPGTGGLTRVTDKRKVRRDLADVFCTLEEGIRGRKAKDWGLVDEVVSNSKFDETVAARAKEFAEKSGPSKAEKGISLNPLQREIDASGNLNYSSLEVEIDRDNNLGTFHISGPKEEAPKDVAALVEMGDQSWMLRLARELDDAILHMRLNELEVGTWIFKTQGDPEAVAAHEAMLLANKDNWLANEILKYWKRVLKRVDVTSRSLVAMVEPGSCFAGFLAELLFSVDRSYMAEGEFEGDNRPIATITLTDGNFGPFPMGNDLTRLETRFIGNPDQVGKLENVKGEALEAEDADELGLVTFAFDDIDWEDEVRIFLEERANFSPDAMTGMEANLRFAGPETMETRIFGRLTAWQNWIFQRPNAVGETGALQRYGSGIRGEYDMRRV; this comes from the coding sequence GTGACTAAACGCATCGATTTTCAGGTAGACCCAAGCGCATATCGCCACTGGCGGGTAGAGTATAATGGGGACGTCGCTGACCTCATCATGGATGTTGATGAGAAGGGCGGCCTGTTTGATGGCTATGAGCTGAAACTCAATTCATATGATTTGGGTGTCGATATTGAACTGGCTGACATTGTCCAACGGATGCGCTTTGAGCACCCTGAAGTAAAAGTGGTGGTCATGAAATCCGGCAAGGATAAAGTATTCTGTGCGGGCGCGAATATTCGAATGCTAGGCGGTGCAGCTCATGCTCATAAAGTGAATTTCTGTAAATTCACCAATGAAACACGCAATACATTTGAAGCAGCGATGGAAGATTCCGATCAGATGTACCTTAGCGCTGTTCGCGGTGCCTGTGCTGGTGGCGGGTATGAGCTTGCACTTGCATGTAACTATATCATGCTAACGGACGACGGTTCCTCTTCTGTTGCACTACCAGAAGTACCACTGCTTGCTGTGCTGCCGGGTACTGGTGGTCTAACACGTGTAACCGATAAGCGTAAAGTCCGCCGTGATTTGGCTGATGTATTCTGCACACTCGAAGAAGGTATTCGGGGCAGGAAAGCGAAAGATTGGGGTTTGGTGGACGAAGTTGTCTCTAACTCCAAATTTGATGAAACTGTTGCTGCACGCGCAAAAGAATTTGCTGAAAAATCAGGTCCTTCCAAGGCGGAAAAAGGTATTTCACTCAATCCTTTACAGCGTGAAATTGATGCAAGTGGTAATCTGAATTATTCGTCATTAGAAGTTGAAATTGACCGCGATAACAATCTTGGAACTTTCCATATTTCAGGCCCTAAAGAAGAAGCCCCTAAAGATGTGGCTGCTTTGGTGGAAATGGGGGATCAAAGCTGGATGCTCCGTTTGGCGCGTGAACTGGATGATGCCATTCTTCACATGCGCTTGAATGAATTGGAAGTTGGAACCTGGATTTTTAAAACTCAGGGTGATCCAGAAGCGGTTGCCGCTCATGAAGCGATGCTGCTCGCCAATAAGGATAACTGGCTTGCAAATGAAATCCTGAAATACTGGAAACGTGTCTTGAAGCGGGTGGATGTAACTTCTCGTTCTTTGGTGGCGATGGTTGAGCCAGGCTCTTGCTTTGCTGGTTTCCTGGCTGAACTGCTGTTCTCAGTGGATCGTAGCTACATGGCAGAAGGTGAGTTTGAAGGCGACAATCGCCCGATTGCAACGATCACTCTTACGGATGGCAATTTCGGTCCTTTCCCAATGGGTAATGACCTCACACGTCTTGAAACACGCTTTATTGGCAATCCTGATCAGGTTGGAAAACTTGAAAATGTCAAAGGGGAAGCACTTGAAGCCGAGGATGCGGACGAGTTAGGTCTGGTGACATTTGCCTTTGACGATATTGATTGGGAAGACGAAGTGCGCATCTTCCTTGAAGAACGCGCGAACTTCTCTCCAGATGCCATGACGGGTATGGAAGCAAACTTGAGGTTTGCCGGTCCAGAGACTATGGAAACACGAATTTTCGGGCGCTTGACCGCCTGGCAGAACTGGATTTTCCAACGGCCAAATGCCGTTGGTGAGACCGGTGCGCTGCAACGCTATGGAAGTGGTATTAGAGGTGAATACGACATGCGCCGGGTCTAG
- the boxA gene encoding benzoyl-CoA 2,3-epoxidase subunit BoxA, with amino-acid sequence MSTPVKQHVIDPEICIRCYTCEEACPADAITHNDDNVVVDFSKCGFCMDCIAPCPTGSIDNWRVVDKPYTVEEQFEWLDLPEQAEFSNPDQGGDVEALDSEVEKLLAAAHAGAGGKSKAPASASKPSINLFNLGNPAIATVQGNYRLTKDDADNDVRHIILDLGSNRFPVLEGQSVGITPPGTDENGNPYLPRLYSVSSPRDGERPNTNNLSLTVKREPHGVCSNFVCDLQKGDEVKLTGPFGATFLMPDDPQANLLMICTGTGSAPFRAFTMRRQRTSPESSASMTLFFGARTPDSLPYFGPLNKIPDNVLHKELVFSRLEGKDKEYVQDRMIANAERIADLLKSENTYIYVCGLKEMEEGVEDAFETIASSSGINWSDIRDDLRDQGRYHVETY; translated from the coding sequence ATGAGCACACCCGTCAAACAACATGTGATTGATCCAGAAATCTGCATTCGCTGTTACACATGTGAAGAGGCATGTCCTGCGGACGCCATTACTCATAATGATGATAATGTTGTTGTGGATTTTTCAAAGTGCGGCTTTTGCATGGATTGCATTGCACCATGTCCGACCGGATCCATCGACAACTGGCGGGTCGTAGACAAACCTTATACTGTGGAAGAACAGTTCGAATGGCTGGATCTGCCTGAACAGGCTGAGTTTTCTAACCCGGATCAGGGCGGTGATGTAGAAGCCTTGGATTCCGAAGTTGAAAAACTTCTCGCTGCCGCTCACGCGGGCGCAGGCGGAAAGTCAAAAGCTCCAGCATCAGCTTCGAAACCAAGTATCAACCTGTTTAATCTTGGAAACCCTGCCATTGCAACGGTGCAGGGTAATTATCGGTTGACCAAAGATGATGCCGATAATGATGTGCGTCATATTATTCTGGATCTGGGATCAAACCGTTTTCCTGTTTTGGAAGGTCAAAGCGTTGGCATTACGCCGCCCGGCACTGATGAAAATGGAAATCCGTATCTGCCACGGCTTTATTCCGTTTCAAGCCCTCGCGATGGAGAACGGCCCAATACTAATAATCTATCCCTTACAGTAAAGCGGGAGCCGCACGGTGTTTGCTCTAACTTTGTCTGTGATCTGCAAAAAGGGGATGAGGTAAAGCTGACGGGTCCGTTTGGTGCTACTTTCCTGATGCCAGATGATCCGCAAGCAAATCTATTGATGATCTGTACGGGAACGGGCTCAGCGCCTTTCCGAGCCTTCACCATGCGCCGTCAACGCACATCGCCTGAAAGCAGCGCAAGCATGACATTGTTCTTTGGCGCGCGCACACCTGACTCGCTGCCATATTTTGGACCACTCAACAAAATTCCGGATAATGTCCTTCACAAGGAACTGGTCTTTTCCCGGCTTGAGGGGAAGGACAAAGAATATGTGCAGGACCGCATGATTGCGAACGCGGAACGTATTGCTGATCTTCTGAAATCAGAAAATACGTATATCTATGTTTGTGGTCTGAAAGAAATGGAAGAAGGTGTTGAAGATGCCTTTGAAACCATTGCCAGCTCTTCCGGAATTAACTGGAGCGATATCCGGGATGACCTTCGGGATCAGGGTCGTTATCACGTGGAAACTTATTGA